Proteins encoded within one genomic window of Gloeobacter kilaueensis JS1:
- a CDS encoding protein kinase domain-containing protein — MTPEVWQQVNDLFAQVLEQPTEERERFLAAACSPDPAVRQEVESLLSWHLQAGEWLETPAFSMVGRRIGAYQVVGELGQGGMSAVYLAVRADEQYEQQVAIKLIKSGMESEAIVRRFLSERQILARLDHPNIARLIDGGTTESGLPYFVMEYIEGVPIDVYCDQNNLSIRERLQLFRTVCSAVHYAHQNLVVHRDLKPANILVTGEGVPKLLDFGIAKLLNPELFAQPIDPTVTAMGMMTPGYSSPEQLRAEAITTASDVYSLGVVLYELLTGHWPYRLKNTLPQELVRTICEEEPERPSLAIFRREESAAATATKPLSKNRAGQLERLRRALVGDLDTIALMAMRKEPRRRYASVEQFSEDIDRHLVGRPVLARRDTLTYRSAKFIQRNRAGVAVGALIVALLVGGIAATSWQAQRAERRFNDVRQLANSFMFEIHDAIETLPGSTPARQLLVKKALDYLDSLDQESGDNPALQQELATAYNRIGTIQWNRYYANLGNVAGAERSQKRALAMREALTSKDPNNPKLRLDLVTSDIAMGDLLAVSGDTAGALARYRTAKALVQAAKPIDVPARQKLAIAHQRIGDTLGNPNFHNNLGDQVGALVSYRRALAIREALAAADPSDLEARHKLGIGHEKLGDMLKASGDTVRALQQYRQELAIFERIAAQAPANTAFRRDLEDARSRVAEMLQATGKAPQALQSARRALATVQALAKADPLNAGGRHDLAAAYLNLGDRLAANHNLALAQQNYRQALAQFEALTVQDPVNAWNRYDLASSHVRSGTLSAQTGEMTSALASFRRAQELYLSLSFQDPANLQVDRDLSHVWAKLARAYTRLGSNQKTATLERIAAWQQARSWFERSRQMLNTLPIPSTYGYYDYEASEINDLSAQIAACDAALVQLGTAR; from the coding sequence ATGACTCCTGAAGTGTGGCAGCAGGTCAACGACCTGTTCGCCCAGGTTCTGGAGCAGCCCACCGAGGAGCGCGAGCGCTTCTTGGCGGCAGCCTGCAGCCCGGATCCGGCGGTGCGCCAGGAGGTCGAATCGCTTTTAAGCTGGCATCTGCAGGCGGGGGAGTGGCTTGAAACCCCCGCTTTTTCGATGGTTGGCCGCCGCATCGGTGCCTATCAGGTCGTGGGTGAACTGGGCCAGGGCGGTATGAGCGCCGTCTATCTGGCGGTGCGCGCCGACGAGCAGTACGAGCAGCAGGTGGCAATCAAGCTCATCAAAAGCGGCATGGAAAGCGAGGCGATTGTCCGGCGCTTTTTAAGCGAGCGCCAGATCCTGGCGCGTCTCGACCATCCGAACATCGCCAGGTTGATCGACGGCGGCACAACCGAGTCGGGGTTGCCCTACTTTGTGATGGAGTACATCGAGGGCGTGCCGATCGATGTCTACTGCGATCAAAATAACCTGAGCATCCGCGAGCGGCTGCAGCTTTTTCGCACCGTCTGCTCGGCGGTCCACTACGCCCACCAGAATCTTGTCGTTCACCGCGACCTCAAGCCCGCCAACATCCTGGTCACGGGCGAAGGTGTGCCCAAATTGCTCGACTTTGGCATCGCCAAGCTCCTCAACCCGGAGCTATTCGCCCAGCCCATCGATCCGACGGTGACAGCGATGGGGATGATGACCCCCGGTTACTCCAGCCCCGAGCAGTTGCGCGCCGAGGCGATCACTACCGCCAGCGACGTGTACTCCCTGGGCGTCGTCCTCTACGAGCTGTTGACCGGTCACTGGCCCTACCGCCTCAAAAACACCCTGCCCCAGGAACTCGTGCGCACGATCTGCGAGGAGGAGCCCGAGCGGCCCAGCCTCGCCATCTTTCGGCGCGAAGAATCCGCCGCCGCGACTGCCACCAAACCGCTCAGCAAAAATCGCGCCGGTCAGCTTGAGCGGTTGCGCCGCGCTCTGGTGGGCGACCTCGACACGATCGCATTGATGGCGATGCGCAAGGAGCCCCGGCGGCGCTACGCCTCAGTCGAGCAGTTCAGCGAAGATATCGACCGCCATCTCGTCGGACGGCCCGTGCTGGCCCGCCGCGACACCCTCACCTACCGCAGCGCCAAATTTATTCAGCGCAACCGGGCGGGGGTCGCCGTGGGCGCTTTGATCGTCGCCCTGCTGGTGGGGGGGATCGCAGCGACGAGCTGGCAGGCCCAGCGCGCCGAGCGCCGCTTCAACGACGTGCGCCAGCTGGCCAACTCGTTCATGTTCGAGATTCACGATGCAATCGAGACACTGCCCGGCTCCACTCCAGCCCGGCAATTGCTGGTCAAAAAGGCGCTCGACTATCTCGACAGCCTCGATCAAGAATCGGGGGACAACCCGGCCCTGCAGCAGGAGCTGGCCACCGCCTACAACCGCATCGGCACTATCCAGTGGAACCGCTACTACGCCAATCTCGGCAATGTGGCTGGAGCAGAGCGCAGCCAGAAGCGGGCGCTCGCGATGCGTGAGGCGCTGACGAGCAAAGATCCGAACAATCCAAAACTCCGCCTCGACCTGGTGACGAGCGACATCGCCATGGGCGATCTGCTGGCGGTGAGCGGCGATACGGCGGGAGCCCTCGCCCGCTACCGCACCGCAAAAGCACTGGTCCAGGCGGCGAAGCCGATAGATGTACCGGCCCGCCAGAAGCTTGCCATCGCCCACCAGCGCATCGGCGATACCCTGGGTAATCCCAACTTTCACAACAACCTGGGCGATCAGGTCGGGGCTTTGGTGAGTTATCGCCGGGCGCTGGCCATCCGCGAGGCGCTGGCAGCAGCGGACCCGAGCGACCTTGAGGCCAGGCACAAGCTGGGGATTGGCCACGAAAAACTGGGCGACATGCTCAAAGCGAGCGGCGACACCGTTCGAGCCCTGCAGCAGTACCGCCAGGAGCTGGCCATCTTCGAGCGCATTGCCGCTCAAGCACCTGCCAACACCGCCTTTCGGCGCGACCTCGAAGACGCCCGCAGCCGCGTAGCCGAGATGCTGCAGGCCACCGGCAAAGCGCCTCAGGCTCTCCAGTCGGCCCGCAGGGCTCTGGCGACTGTCCAGGCTCTGGCAAAGGCGGACCCCCTCAACGCCGGTGGCCGCCACGATCTGGCGGCTGCCTATCTCAACCTGGGCGATCGGCTGGCGGCGAACCACAACCTCGCTCTCGCTCAACAAAACTACCGTCAGGCGCTTGCCCAGTTCGAGGCGCTGACGGTGCAAGATCCTGTCAATGCCTGGAACCGCTACGACCTGGCCAGCAGCCATGTTCGCTCCGGTACGCTATCTGCTCAGACTGGTGAGATGACTTCTGCTCTCGCCAGCTTCCGCCGGGCCCAGGAACTCTATCTCAGCCTTTCCTTTCAAGATCCGGCCAACCTCCAGGTCGATCGCGACCTCAGCCATGTCTGGGCAAAGCTCGCCCGCGCTTACACTCGCCTGGGCAGCAACCAGAAGACGGCTACTTTAGAGCGGATCGCTGCCTGGCAGCAGGCCCGCTCCTGGTTCGAGCGTAGCCGGCAGATGCTGAACACACTCCCTATCCCCAGCACCTATGGCTACTACGACTACGAGGCCAGTGAGATCAACGATCTGAGTGCCCAGATTGCCGCCTGCGACGCAGCTCTGGTCCAGCTGGGCACAGCCCGTTAA